One window of the Rosa rugosa chromosome 3, drRosRugo1.1, whole genome shotgun sequence genome contains the following:
- the LOC133739073 gene encoding aldehyde oxidase GLOX-like, translated as MKTCPTSHLILSFLFISTFLFPLTHSAGGKWQLLVKSVGISAMHMQLLHNDRVVMFDRTDFGKSNLPLPNGVCRNNPNDTALKVDCTAHSAEYDVASNKIRPLFVYSDVWCSSGSVNPSGSLVQTGGFNDGERRVRVFDPCPTCDWKEIEFGLVNRRWYATNHILPDGRQIIIGGRGEFNYEFYPKSGGSMKAHSLPFLAETSDGSAIENNLYPFVFLNLDGNLFIFANNRAILFDYVAGKTVKTYPTIPGGDPRSYPSSGSAVLLPLKTSKGQAVAAEVLVCGGAPKGSYVKAESGTFVPALKTCARIKITDPKPQWVVENMPLARVMGDMTLLANGDVLIINGAGSGTAGWELGRNPVLNPVVYKPDNAVGSRFEQQNPSTIPRMYHSTAILLRDGRVLVGGSNPHIRYEFSNVLFPTELALEAFSPNYLDSQFASIRPSIYSPQSKVTVGYGQKLAVRFSITGRILLNSVSVTMVSPSFTTHSFSMNQRLVVLASENVRALGNSKFEVQVTTPASVNLAPSGYYLVYVVHQQITSDGIWVKIQ; from the coding sequence ATGAAGACGTGCCCAACTTCCCATCTCATTCTCTCATTCCTCTTCATATCCACTTTTCTATTCCCCCTGACCCACTCCGCCGGCGGCAAATGGCAGCTGCTTGTGAAAAGCGTCGGCATTTCCGCCATGCACATGCAGCTGCTCCACAACGACCGTGTCGTCATGTTCGACCGCACCGACTTCGGAAAATCCAACCTCCCTCTCCCCAACGGCGTCTGCCGCAACAACCCCAACGACACGGCGCTTAAAGTCGACTGCACGGCCCACTCCGCCGAGTACGACGTGGCGTCCAACAAAATCCGTCCTCTGTTTGTGTACTCCGACGTGTGGTGCTCTTCGGGGTCAGTAAATCCCAGCGGAAGTCTAGTCCAGACGGGAGGTTTCAACGACGGAGAGAGACGGGTGAGGGTTTTTGACCCTTGTCCTACTTGTGACTGGAAAGAAATCGAGTTCGGGTTAGTCAACCGGAGATGGTATGCCACCAATCATATTCTGCCAGATGGTCGGCAGATAATCATCGGCGGACGGGGGGAGTTCAACTACGAGTTTTACCCCAAAAGTGGAGGTTCAATGAAAGCGCACAGTTTACCTTTTCTTGCTGAGACAAGTGACGGCAGCGCCATAGAGAACAATCTCTAcccttttgtctttctcaacCTTGACGGCAATCTTTTTATCTTTGCCAACAATAGAGCTATATTATTCGACTATGTTGCTGGTAAAACAGTGAAGACGTACCCCACAATACCCGGTGGAGACCCAAGGTCGTATCCGAGCAGCGGTTCAGCGGTGTTGCTACCTCTCAAGACTTCAAAAGGTCAGGCTGTGGCAGCTGAGGTTCTGGTTTGCGGTGGAGCTCCCAAAGGCTCTTATGTTAAAGCCGAAAGCGGGACTTTCGTGCCAGCATTGAAGACATGCGCTCGGATCAAGATAACCGATCCGAAGCCGCAGTGGGTAGTGGAGAACATGCCTCTAGCTAGAGTCATGGGTGACATGACGTTACTAGCCAACGGTGACGTTCTAATTATCAACGGTGCCGGATCAGGTACCGCCGGGTGGGAGCTCGGGCGGAACCCGGTACTGAATCCGGTTGTTTACAAACCCGATAATGCGGTCGGGTCACGGTTCGAGCAACAAAACCCGAGCACCATACCACGCATGTACCATTCCACTGCAATACTGCTACGTGATGGTAGAGTGCTTGTTGGAGGTAGTAACCCTCATATTCGTTACGAGTTCTCAAACGTGCTTTTTCCAACCGAACTTGCTCTAGAAGCATTCTCTCCTAATTACTTGGACTCGCAATTTGCAAGTATACGTCCGAGCATCTATTCACCTCAGTCAAAAGTTACGGTCGGTTACGGCCAGAAGCTAGCCGTTCGATTTTCGATAACTGGGAGAATATTACTGAACTCGGTGTCTGTTACAATGGTGTCACCTTCGTTTACTACGCATTCGTTCTCGATGAACCAGAGGCTAGTGGTTCTTGCTTCCGAGAATGTTAGAGCATTGGGGAACTCGAAGTTTGAAGTTCAGGTTACGACGCCGGCTTCAGTTAATCTTGCACCGTCCGGATATTATCTTGTATATGTGGTTCATCAGCAGATTACAAGTGACGGTATCTGGGTCAAGATCCAGTAA